The Streptomyces achromogenes genome window below encodes:
- a CDS encoding fumarylacetoacetate hydrolase family protein, with product MKLANLAGRPVVVRDDLALDIADASKGAIEPRLEVLCDLALHHELRAIAERATEADWKPFDQHDLGRVAKPYKAIGVALNYRAHAEESNLPVPDEPSVFAKFASSVVGPYDSIVVEPQYDKVDYEAELVVVMGRAGKNIPEADAWSHVAGVTAGQDISDRKEQWRKPINQFTLPKSYDTFSPIGPYLVTPDEFADPDDIEVAAWVDDLEVQRGRTSDLIFSVPELIAWLSKRVTFEPGDLIFTGTPAGCGVRRTPRLYLTEGKVLRTEVTGVGTMVNPVVAG from the coding sequence ATGAAGCTCGCCAACCTCGCCGGCCGCCCGGTCGTCGTCCGCGACGACCTCGCCCTCGACATCGCGGACGCCAGCAAGGGAGCGATCGAGCCGCGTCTGGAGGTGCTCTGCGACCTCGCCCTCCACCACGAGCTGCGCGCGATCGCCGAGCGTGCGACCGAGGCCGACTGGAAGCCGTTCGACCAGCACGACCTGGGCCGCGTGGCCAAGCCGTACAAGGCGATCGGGGTCGCCCTGAACTACCGCGCGCACGCCGAGGAGTCCAACCTCCCCGTGCCGGACGAGCCGTCGGTGTTCGCCAAGTTCGCCTCGTCCGTGGTCGGCCCCTATGACTCGATCGTGGTGGAGCCGCAGTACGACAAGGTGGACTACGAGGCCGAGCTCGTCGTGGTCATGGGCAGGGCGGGCAAGAACATTCCCGAGGCCGACGCCTGGTCCCACGTCGCCGGGGTCACGGCGGGTCAGGACATCAGCGACCGCAAGGAGCAGTGGCGCAAGCCGATCAACCAGTTCACGCTGCCCAAGTCGTACGACACCTTCAGCCCGATCGGCCCGTACCTGGTGACGCCGGACGAGTTCGCCGACCCCGACGACATCGAGGTGGCCGCCTGGGTCGACGACCTCGAGGTGCAGCGGGGCCGCACCTCGGACCTCATCTTCAGCGTGCCCGAGCTGATCGCCTGGCTGTCGAAGCGGGTGACGTTCGAGCCCGGCGACCTGATCTTCACCGGCACCCCGGCCGGCTGCGGTGTCCGCCGCACTCCTCGCCTCTACCTCACCGAAGGTAAGGTCCTGCGGACCGAGGTGACTGGCGTGGGCACCATGGTCAATCCGGTCGTCGCCGGCTGA
- a CDS encoding 2Fe-2S iron-sulfur cluster-binding protein — protein MPTVIFQLPDGTERKVTAASGTALMQAAVSNGVPGIVAECGGNASCATCHVYVDAAQSGLAGPPNDVEDEMLDFTAAERRPTSRLSCQIHLSDALDGLVVHVPEEQV, from the coding sequence ATGCCCACCGTCATCTTCCAGTTGCCCGACGGGACCGAACGCAAGGTCACCGCCGCGTCGGGGACCGCGCTCATGCAGGCGGCTGTCTCGAACGGCGTCCCGGGCATCGTCGCCGAGTGCGGCGGCAACGCCTCCTGCGCCACCTGCCACGTCTACGTCGACGCCGCGCAGTCCGGGCTGGCAGGCCCCCCGAACGACGTCGAGGACGAGATGCTGGACTTCACCGCCGCCGAACGCCGGCCCACCAGCCGGCTCAGCTGCCAGATCCACCTCTCCGACGCCCTCGACGGCCTGGTCGTCCACGTACCCGAGGAGCAGGTATGA
- a CDS encoding cytochrome P450, with translation MSPLTTAAPGAPVVDLDLADLRRDPYPAYAELRRTAPLAWVPSVGRHLLTRYEDIVQAEKLPEVFSSLEEGSLLLRTVGPNMLREDDPNHRRLRSAAEPPTRPRQVRDLWAASFERTAHEVLERIAGRGEADLIADFAEPLVAANLALVLGLRTASAEDIADWSRAMMAGNSNYADDPDVWLRAERATRAIEGAVAEVAEAARREPDGSVISSMVHADGPVELAEIQNNVKVIIGGGVNEPRDVFGVGAWALLNRPGVLDRVLKDPASWKRVFEETARWVSPIGMYPRQLTQEYEIAGVTLPAGSRVALVIASGNRDEAVFERADEFDIDRPHRPHLAFGGGPHFCMGAWVARHEVSAIAWPLVFSRLKGLRLAEGATASDSDSAAGRMDGWVFRGLTSLNVTWQAA, from the coding sequence ATGAGCCCCCTGACGACGGCGGCGCCCGGCGCTCCGGTCGTCGACCTGGACCTCGCCGACCTGCGCCGCGACCCCTACCCCGCCTACGCCGAACTGCGCCGCACCGCCCCGCTCGCCTGGGTGCCCTCGGTCGGCCGGCACCTGCTCACCCGGTACGAGGACATCGTCCAAGCGGAGAAGCTGCCCGAGGTGTTCAGCTCCCTCGAGGAGGGCTCGCTGCTGCTGCGCACGGTCGGCCCCAACATGCTCCGCGAGGACGACCCGAACCACCGCAGGCTGCGATCCGCCGCCGAGCCGCCCACCCGCCCGCGCCAGGTCCGCGACCTGTGGGCAGCCTCCTTCGAACGCACCGCGCACGAAGTGCTCGAGCGCATCGCCGGCCGCGGCGAGGCCGACCTGATCGCCGACTTCGCCGAGCCGCTCGTCGCCGCCAACCTGGCCCTGGTCCTGGGCCTGCGCACGGCGAGCGCCGAGGACATCGCCGACTGGTCGCGGGCGATGATGGCCGGCAACAGCAACTACGCCGACGACCCCGACGTCTGGCTCCGCGCCGAGCGGGCCACCCGGGCCATCGAGGGCGCGGTCGCCGAAGTCGCCGAAGCCGCCCGGCGTGAGCCCGACGGCTCAGTGATCTCCTCCATGGTCCACGCGGACGGGCCGGTGGAACTCGCGGAGATCCAGAACAACGTCAAGGTCATCATCGGCGGGGGCGTCAACGAGCCACGTGACGTCTTCGGGGTCGGCGCCTGGGCCCTGCTGAACCGCCCCGGGGTGCTGGACCGCGTCCTGAAGGATCCGGCGAGCTGGAAGCGGGTCTTCGAGGAGACGGCCCGCTGGGTCTCGCCGATCGGCATGTACCCGCGCCAGCTCACCCAGGAGTACGAGATCGCCGGGGTGACCCTCCCCGCCGGCAGCCGTGTCGCCCTCGTCATCGCCTCTGGCAACCGGGACGAGGCGGTGTTCGAGCGGGCCGACGAATTCGACATCGACCGGCCGCACCGCCCGCACCTCGCCTTCGGCGGCGGTCCGCACTTCTGCATGGGCGCGTGGGTCGCGCGCCACGAGGTCAGCGCGATCGCCTGGCCCCTCGTCTTCAGCCGCCTGAAGGGACTGCGCCTCGCCGAAGGCGCGACAGCATCCGACAGCGACTCCGCCGCGGGCCGCATGGACGGCTGGGTGTTCCGCGGGCTGACCTCGCTGAACGTCACCTGGCAAGCAGCCTGA
- a CDS encoding MarR family winged helix-turn-helix transcriptional regulator has protein sequence MTDTVREEATVASRTREFSELLRHHHRELGTTDPRDLDAIEMVTDLTRLEARLTKDFEKHVHRPLGLTWAGFRILNALWVYGPLAQQDIGRVSGSTRASISSALATLESRGLITRERVESDRRQLFVELTSEGRDTLRQAIEAQTKRERAWTGVLRDDQLSELVHLLRTLVNQETPADDA, from the coding sequence GTGACGGATACCGTGCGGGAAGAGGCCACGGTCGCCAGCCGGACCCGGGAGTTCTCGGAACTGTTGCGCCACCACCATCGCGAGCTGGGCACGACGGATCCCCGGGACCTCGACGCGATCGAGATGGTCACCGACCTTACCCGCCTCGAAGCCCGGCTCACCAAGGACTTCGAGAAACACGTCCACCGGCCCCTGGGCCTGACCTGGGCGGGCTTCCGGATCCTGAACGCCCTGTGGGTCTACGGCCCCCTCGCCCAGCAGGACATCGGGCGGGTCTCCGGATCCACCCGGGCCAGCATCTCGAGCGCGCTGGCGACGCTGGAGAGCCGCGGCCTGATCACCCGTGAACGCGTCGAGTCCGACCGCCGTCAGCTGTTCGTCGAGCTCACCTCCGAGGGGCGCGACACGCTGCGGCAGGCCATCGAGGCCCAGACAAAGCGCGAGCGCGCCTGGACCGGCGTCCTGCGTGACGACCAGCTCAGTGAGCTGGTTCATCTCCTGCGTACGCTGGTCAACCAGGAGACCCCGGCCGACGACGCCTGA
- a CDS encoding cupin domain-containing protein, translating into MVRRVVTGVSPSGKPVIVSDGEPPRSRQFIHTPGFARSVVWNTASPAVPSEDPTAGLANFVPAPGETVALTVTFAPGSVYADPSWDPIAAAAEQLEASPGLAELFEPDSPGMHTTPTVDYGVVLSGEIVLDLDGGETAVLRPGDIVVQNATRHAWRNNGTEPATMFFVLIGAGGIS; encoded by the coding sequence ATGGTCCGTCGTGTCGTCACCGGTGTCAGCCCGAGCGGCAAGCCCGTGATCGTCAGTGACGGCGAGCCGCCGCGCAGCCGTCAGTTCATCCACACCCCTGGCTTCGCCCGCTCCGTGGTGTGGAACACGGCCTCTCCCGCCGTCCCGTCCGAGGACCCGACGGCCGGCCTCGCGAACTTCGTCCCGGCTCCCGGCGAGACGGTCGCCCTGACCGTCACCTTCGCGCCGGGCAGCGTCTACGCCGACCCGTCCTGGGACCCGATCGCCGCGGCGGCCGAGCAGCTGGAGGCCAGCCCCGGTCTCGCCGAGCTCTTCGAGCCCGACAGTCCCGGCATGCACACCACCCCGACCGTCGACTACGGCGTCGTCCTGAGCGGCGAGATCGTCCTCGACCTCGACGGCGGCGAGACGGCGGTCCTGAGGCCCGGCGACATCGTCGTGCAGAACGCCACCCGGCACGCCTGGCGCAACAACGGCACCGAGCCCGCCACCATGTTCTTCGTCCTCATCGGCGCGGGCGGCATCTCATGA
- a CDS encoding NAD(P)/FAD-dependent oxidoreductase translates to MTSMAGVVVVGGGQAAFSVVSTLRASGYAAPVTVFAAEPHLPYQRPPLSKKAHTEPEGLRVELVPESFYRERNIDLRLGDDVVALDTAAATVVTRTGARVPYAHLVLATGARNRPLPVPGAELDGVHALRSLDDALTIGRALTTARDVVVVGGGFIGLELARVALARGARVTVVELADRLLSRAVSRELELPLRERHEHAGVRVLTGTGVRALEGPGRVDRVVTDREVLAADLVVYGIGAIPRDDLAREAGLAVDDGVVVDEQLRSVTDPRISAVGDCARHPHPHAEGLVRLESVQNAIDQGTLVGRRIAGSPASYESLPWFWSDQGDLRLQIAGLRSPADEVRLVPGDSPERLAGYAFRDGLLVAVETLNWPAEHLAARRLLERRTPVLAGDLAGTTLGALARARRAAEVRA, encoded by the coding sequence ATGACGAGCATGGCGGGCGTGGTCGTCGTCGGCGGCGGGCAGGCCGCGTTCAGCGTCGTGTCGACACTGCGCGCATCCGGTTACGCCGCTCCGGTCACCGTGTTCGCCGCCGAGCCCCATCTGCCTTACCAGCGGCCGCCGTTGTCGAAGAAGGCCCACACCGAGCCGGAGGGTCTCCGCGTCGAGCTGGTGCCGGAGTCCTTCTACCGCGAGCGGAACATCGACCTGCGGCTCGGGGACGACGTGGTCGCCCTCGACACCGCCGCCGCCACGGTCGTCACCCGCACCGGGGCCCGCGTTCCCTACGCCCATCTCGTGCTGGCGACCGGTGCGCGCAACCGTCCGCTGCCCGTCCCCGGCGCCGAGCTGGACGGCGTCCACGCCCTGCGCTCGCTCGACGACGCCCTGACCATCGGCCGGGCACTGACGACGGCCCGTGACGTGGTCGTCGTGGGCGGCGGGTTCATCGGCCTCGAGCTGGCCCGGGTCGCGCTGGCCCGCGGCGCACGGGTGACCGTGGTGGAGCTGGCCGATCGGTTGCTGAGCCGGGCCGTGTCACGGGAGCTGGAGCTCCCTCTGCGGGAACGGCACGAGCATGCCGGTGTCCGGGTCCTGACCGGGACGGGCGTACGGGCCCTGGAGGGGCCGGGCCGGGTGGATCGGGTCGTCACGGACCGCGAGGTGCTGGCCGCCGACCTCGTCGTCTACGGCATCGGCGCCATTCCTCGCGACGACCTGGCACGGGAGGCCGGACTGGCCGTGGACGACGGCGTGGTCGTGGACGAGCAGTTGCGCTCGGTCACCGATCCCCGGATCTCCGCCGTCGGTGACTGCGCCCGCCATCCGCATCCGCACGCGGAGGGGCTGGTCCGGCTGGAGTCGGTGCAGAACGCCATCGACCAGGGGACGCTGGTCGGCCGACGCATCGCCGGCTCGCCCGCCTCCTACGAGAGTCTGCCGTGGTTCTGGAGCGACCAGGGCGACCTCAGGTTGCAGATCGCCGGGCTGCGTTCCCCTGCCGACGAGGTGCGCCTCGTGCCCGGCGACTCCCCGGAGCGGCTGGCCGGGTACGCCTTCCGCGACGGTCTGCTGGTGGCCGTGGAGACCTTGAACTGGCCCGCCGAACATCTGGCGGCCCGCCGGTTGCTGGAGCGTCGGACGCCGGTCTTGGCCGGCGACCTGGCGGGGACGACTCTCGGCGCGCTCGCCCGGGCCAGACGCGCGGCGGAGGTGAGGGCATGA
- a CDS encoding alcohol dehydrogenase catalytic domain-containing protein, with protein sequence MSATMRAARMHAVGEPMRIEELPVPEPGPGDVRVAVHAVNIVPNLANILNMWTTWFPHSPLPTLPAIFGLDPAGVVEAVGAGVQAFKPGDRVYVNPGRSCGSCRSCRNNDSINCASYAFAGYFGFSPTALDLLDRYQGGLAEYMVAPAYSLVKLPDALSFNAAARFGYLGTMYSALRKAGAGPGKTILINGISGTLGIGAALLAPALGLTHVYGTGRDKDLLDQVGKLGGGRLRLHSLDDGPVDEWIHEQTDGYGVDIYIDALGPGAPHETFRAGMRAMARGGIAVNIGAVAGDLPIDIHRMMDQQLRLIGSAWFTSGEGQAMADMVEGGLLDLGPLEHQVFPLEQVNDAIGGIARRNGGFSNFIISPTATA encoded by the coding sequence ATGAGTGCGACCATGCGAGCCGCGCGGATGCACGCCGTCGGCGAGCCGATGAGGATCGAGGAACTCCCCGTTCCCGAGCCCGGCCCCGGTGACGTCCGCGTGGCCGTCCACGCCGTCAACATCGTTCCGAACCTGGCCAACATCCTGAACATGTGGACGACCTGGTTCCCGCACAGCCCTCTGCCGACCCTGCCGGCGATCTTCGGACTGGACCCGGCGGGCGTGGTCGAGGCCGTGGGTGCGGGCGTCCAGGCGTTCAAGCCGGGCGACCGGGTGTACGTCAACCCGGGCCGTTCCTGCGGGTCGTGCCGGTCCTGTCGCAACAACGACTCGATCAACTGCGCCAGCTACGCCTTCGCCGGGTATTTCGGCTTCTCACCGACCGCGCTCGACCTGCTCGACCGCTACCAGGGCGGCCTCGCCGAGTACATGGTGGCGCCCGCCTACAGCCTGGTGAAGCTGCCGGACGCACTGTCGTTCAACGCAGCCGCCCGCTTCGGCTACCTCGGCACCATGTACTCCGCTCTCCGCAAGGCCGGGGCAGGCCCGGGCAAGACGATTCTGATCAACGGCATCAGCGGCACCCTGGGCATCGGCGCCGCGCTCCTCGCCCCCGCCCTGGGCCTGACCCACGTATACGGCACCGGCCGCGACAAGGACCTGCTCGACCAAGTCGGCAAGCTGGGCGGCGGCCGCCTGCGCCTGCACTCCCTCGACGACGGCCCGGTCGACGAGTGGATCCACGAACAGACCGACGGCTACGGCGTCGACATCTACATCGACGCGCTCGGCCCCGGCGCCCCGCACGAGACCTTCCGGGCCGGCATGCGCGCCATGGCGCGCGGCGGCATCGCGGTGAACATCGGCGCCGTCGCCGGTGACCTGCCCATCGACATCCACCGGATGATGGACCAGCAGCTGCGGCTGATCGGCTCGGCCTGGTTCACCTCCGGCGAGGGGCAGGCCATGGCCGACATGGTCGAGGGGGGCCTGCTGGATCTCGGCCCGCTGGAACACCAGGTGTTCCCGTTGGAGCAGGTCAACGACGCCATCGGCGGAATCGCCCGACGCAACGGCGGCTTCAGCAACTTCATCATCAGCCCGACCGCCACCGCGTGA
- a CDS encoding class I adenylate-forming enzyme family protein encodes MTSTFGAHLLTTAVEAGSRTALVFEDRTWTYAELDQAVRRTAARLDKYGVRKGDRVVMQGAARPEALITLFAVTRMGAVLVPLHPQVTEGELTVVCEETAPRAVVGGDGFPDGTGIRLTWDDLHVDDEPSAPVAGEPPTGSDIAIIAFTSGTSGRPKGVALTHDNLYWSMAGGLSRLPVGEDDTALVSTPLAHVAVLGGLPQYTWARRGTVILAPRFDPDLFIDLVLGHKVTCAFAVPAMSALLARHPRFGSGDLDTLRWILSGGSPAQTATREQFRARGIGVVNSYGLTETAAGVTYSAPDETADSTGSPVPDVELRVVDATGSTALAGSSGEIWVRGPSVADAYWTAAGTVPVTDREGWFHTGDRGRFDAQGRLSVVGRLKDTIITGGENVDPAEVENALANFPGVVEVAVSGAPDPVWGEVVTAFLVTDSGTPTLDDVRGHLDGRLARHKWPRRLCVVPALPRGATGKLQRARLTTLLDN; translated from the coding sequence ATGACGAGCACCTTCGGCGCCCACCTCCTCACCACCGCGGTCGAGGCCGGATCCCGGACCGCCCTCGTCTTCGAGGACCGGACCTGGACCTATGCCGAACTGGACCAGGCCGTCCGGCGGACCGCGGCCCGCCTCGACAAGTACGGGGTGCGCAAGGGCGATCGCGTGGTGATGCAGGGCGCGGCCCGGCCCGAGGCCCTGATCACGCTGTTCGCGGTGACGCGGATGGGGGCGGTGCTCGTGCCGCTGCACCCGCAGGTGACCGAGGGCGAGCTCACCGTCGTCTGCGAGGAAACCGCGCCGCGTGCGGTGGTGGGCGGCGATGGATTCCCGGACGGGACGGGCATCCGCCTGACGTGGGACGACCTGCACGTCGACGACGAGCCGTCCGCGCCCGTCGCCGGAGAGCCCCCGACCGGCTCGGACATCGCGATCATCGCATTCACGTCCGGCACCTCGGGCCGTCCCAAGGGCGTCGCGCTGACCCACGACAACCTGTACTGGAGCATGGCGGGCGGCCTGTCGCGGCTGCCCGTCGGCGAGGACGACACCGCCCTCGTCTCCACGCCGCTGGCCCACGTCGCCGTGCTCGGCGGGCTTCCGCAGTACACCTGGGCACGGCGCGGGACGGTGATCCTGGCCCCGCGCTTCGACCCGGACCTGTTCATCGACCTGGTCCTCGGCCACAAGGTCACCTGTGCCTTCGCCGTGCCGGCCATGTCCGCCCTGCTGGCCCGCCACCCCCGCTTCGGCAGCGGCGACCTGGACACGCTGCGGTGGATCCTGTCCGGCGGATCGCCGGCCCAGACCGCCACCCGCGAGCAGTTCCGGGCGCGCGGGATCGGTGTGGTCAACTCCTACGGGCTGACGGAGACCGCGGCCGGGGTCACGTACTCCGCGCCCGACGAGACGGCTGACTCCACCGGATCGCCGGTCCCCGACGTCGAGTTGAGAGTCGTGGACGCGACCGGGTCGACCGCCCTGGCCGGTTCCTCCGGTGAGATCTGGGTGCGGGGGCCGTCGGTGGCGGACGCGTACTGGACCGCCGCCGGAACGGTGCCCGTGACCGACCGGGAGGGCTGGTTCCACACCGGGGACCGCGGACGGTTCGACGCGCAGGGCCGCCTCTCGGTCGTCGGCCGGCTCAAGGACACCATCATCACCGGCGGGGAGAACGTCGATCCCGCCGAGGTCGAGAACGCCCTCGCCAACTTCCCCGGTGTCGTCGAGGTAGCCGTGTCCGGGGCGCCGGACCCGGTCTGGGGTGAGGTCGTGACCGCCTTCCTCGTCACCGACTCCGGTACGCCGACCCTGGACGACGTCCGCGGTCACCTCGACGGCCGGCTCGCCCGGCACAAGTGGCCCCGGCGCCTGTGCGTCGTCCCCGCACTGCCCCGCGGGGCCACCGGAAAGCTGCAGCGCGCGCGGCTGACGACGCTGCTGGACAACTGA